From the genome of Pseudoliparis swirei isolate HS2019 ecotype Mariana Trench chromosome 10, NWPU_hadal_v1, whole genome shotgun sequence, one region includes:
- the LOC130200818 gene encoding transcription intermediary factor 1-alpha-like translates to MDESAENVDYDDLVIIVENEAESLPAEEERLKLQGTFGLMDTCPICKLSFHNREPKLLPCLHSFCKRCLPAPFRSADPRRDSQGQVDNKSFGAVRCPVCRQECWEMDMLDNFFVKDSIEVPSSTVEKSSQLCISCDDNTEATGYCVECVEFLCVTCIEAHQRVKFTRDHTIRQKEEMSPEAVGMSTQKPVFCDVHKQETLKLFCETCDRLTCRDCQLLKHKDHNYQFLDDAYRNHKHHLENMTQQLQEKRKAIEDVSTCISTGLHHVEENRKSVTNEIKKSICTLIMEINRKGKILVNQLEALTKDHEVGLKKQQDDVNSLRRHLDHVINFTQWATASHSGTALLYCKRLILFQIHYLMRASCNPSIVPQSSVRFQCRSGFWATNVDLGSLIVERGQSRPPINNLPAGPRPEAPPGSLSVSAQQRQSTLAQLQMHVDKLAQQPSRQPPPNHWSWYQNVRVPPGHPGPPPQTRPLHGGSSPSQGPPSLGQPGRRYGSSYPNPRSPTSSMLHNTGFPPNQSLRDLIHSSGFPPKPMDVLQGTSRYPPPLSAGAATQMSLQQRGLAEPSFLKRSEPGGSVPSITISIPKPSFAPSLASATSDKMSAFNHAAVLARQNSPMAKPSSSDRGTGTTSWRQSSEPPSAPPSKRRRRSSPGPVIVIKDEPEDEDDVRFVQSSVGSSLPDSSTGGQSKPRQQPKAPVPVPVPASESGAESSRAAKEQRPQPAVQPESEKRAEPEEDPNEDWCAVCQNGGELLCCDKCPKVFHLACHIPTLNESPSGEWFCSLCRDIASPEMEYDRDGKDDPVSEGFPPTGRMRCERLLLRLFCNDFSTDFQQPATPSEKKRYKELIKTPMDLSIVKKKLELKLAEGQCYNGPEGFVADVRLIFFNCAKYYKGTSEVGSAGLYLEDYFEEQLKLVYTDKVFPGGREEQMIPPLEEEIDEEEEMPAESMAPIEDDKPQSPAETGIPPVEEDLPPLEEATAPAEEERLETEEKVVNASEMEAAAVDGAAAEGDAPPTEEPEKMEVAEEPEKMEVAEEPEKMEMAEEAEKEEEPEKEEAEKAEVAEQEAEEAEEAEEAEKDEDEAGKEEEAEKDEKEEQEEEIPVKEAKSSPAAVGEIKEEDPPKSPKEENPELPTDDDGAPVEPPETQEESAPADPAKEEQG, encoded by the exons atggatgAAAGTGCTGAAAATGTCGACTACGACGACCTTGTCATCATTGTGGAGAACGAGGCGGAAAGTTTGCCAgccgaggaggagaggctgaaaCTGCAAGGCACCTTCGGGCTCATGGACACCTGTCCCATCTGCAAGCTGAGCTTCCACAACAGAGAGCCCAAACTCCTGCCGTGCCTTCACTCGTTCTGCAAGAGGTGTCTCCCTGCCCCCTTCAGAAGTGCTGACCCGAGGCGTGATTCACAAGGTCAAGTCGACAACAAATCAT TTGGTGCCGTTCGATGTCCAGTATGCAGACAGGAATGCTGGGAGATGGACATGCTGGATAATTTCTTCGTCAAGGACTCCATTGAGGTGCCGAGCAGCACCGTGGAGAAAAGCAGCCAG TTGTGTATCAGCTGCGACGACAACACCGAGGCAACGGGGTACTGCGTGGAGTGTGTGGAGTTTCTCTGTGTGACATGTATCGAGGCGCACCAAAGGGTCAAGTTCACCAGGGATCACACCATACGGCAGAAGGAAGAGATGTCTccag AAGCAGTAGGTATGTCCACACAGAAGCCCGTGTTTTGTGACGTCCACAAGCAGGAGACCCTGAAGCTGTTTTGTGAGACGTGTGACCGACTCACCTGTCGGGACTGTCAGCTGCTTAAACACAAGGATCACAA CTACCAGTTCTTGGATGATGCGTACAGGAACCACAAGCATCATCTGGAGAACATGACGCAGCAGTTGCAAGAGAAAAGAAAGGCCATCGAGGACGTGTCCACCTGTATCAGCACTGG ACTCCATCACGTCGAGGAAAACCGGAAGTCTGTTACCAATGAAATAAAGAAGTCCATCTGTACCTTGATTATGGAGATCAACAGGAAGGGAAAGATTCTGGTGAACCAGCTTGAG GCTCTGACTAAAGACCACGAGGTGGGTTTGAAAAAGCAGCAGGATGACGTCAACTCTCTGAGGCGGCACCTGGACCACGTCATCAACTTCACTCAGTGGGCCACAGCCAGCCATAGTGGAACAGCCCTGCTGTACTGCAAGAGACTG ATCCTTTTCCAGATCCATTACCTGATGAGAGCGAGCTGTAATCCCTCCATCGTCCCTCAGAGTTCTGTTCGCTTTCAATGTCGCTCCGGTTTCTGGGCCACGAATGTCGACCTTG GTTCTCTGATTGTGGAAAGGGGCCAGAGCCGGCCCCCCATCAACAACCTCCCGGCAGGTCCCAGACCAGAAGCGCCCCCTGGAAGTCTTTCCGTCTCGGCTCAGCAGCGACAGAGCACGTTGGCTCAGCTGCAGatgcat GTGGATAAGCTTGCCCAGCAGCCCAGCCGACAGCCCCCCCCTAACCACTGGTCCTGGTACCAAAATGTCCGGGTCCCCCCGGGACATCCCGGCCCTCCACCCCAAACCAGACCCCTCCACGGAGGGTCCTCCCCCTCCCAAGGCCCTCCAAGCCTGGGACAACCGGGGCGCAGATATGGAAGCTCTTACCCCAACCCCAGAAGCCCCACTTCATCCATGCTACACAACACAGGATTCCCCCCCAATCAG tctCTGAGAGATCTGATCCATAGCTCCGGCTTCCCCCCGAAACCCATGGATGTGTTGCAGGGCACGTCCCGCTACCCGCCGCCTCTGTCTGCAGGAGCAGCGACGCAGATGTCGCTACAGCAG CGGGGCCTCGCGGAGCCCTCCTTCCTGAAGAGGAGTGAGCCTGGCGGATCGGTCCCCTCCATCACCATCTCTATTCCCAAACCCAGCTTCGCTCCGAGTCTCGCTTCAGCAACCTCAGATAAAATGAGCGCATTTAATCACGCAGCAG TTCTAGCAAGGCAGAACTCCCCGATGGCCAAACCATCGTCCTCAGACAGAGGCACAGG GACGACCTCCTGGAGGCAGAGCTCCGAGCCTCCATCCGCCCCCCCTTCCAAGCGGCGGAGAAGGTCGTCCCCGGGGCCCGTCATCGTCATCAAGGACGAACCAGAGGACGAGGATGATGTTCGATTT GTGCAGTCCAGCGTTGGCTCCAGCCTGCCGGACAGCAGCACCGGGGGTCAGTCGAAGCCTCGGCAGCAGCCGAAGGCTCCCGTACCGGTCCCGGTGCCTGCGTCGGAGTCTGGAGCGGAGTCCAGCAGAGCGGCCAAAGAGCAGCGGCCGCAGCCCGCAGTGCAGCCCGAGTCCGAGAAGAGAGCGGAGCCGGAGGAAGACCCGAACGAGGACTGGTGCGCCGTCTGTCAGAACGGGGGGGAACTGCTCTGTTGCGACAAGTGCCCCAAAGTCTTCCATCTGGCCTGTCACATTCCCACTCTGAACGAGTCCCCCAG CGGGGAGTGGTTCTGTTCGCTGTGCCGAGACATCGCCTCCCCCGAGATGGAGTACGACCGCGACGGCAAGGACGACCCCGTGTCTGAAGGGTTCCCACCCACTGGAAGGATG AGGTGTGAGAGGCTGCTGCTCCGTCTGTTCTGCAATGACTTCAGCACTGACTTCCAGCAGCCCGCGACTCCATCA GAGAAGAAACGCTACAAAGAGCTGATCAAGACCCCGATGGATTTATCAATCGTCAAGAAGAAACTGGAGTTGAAGTTGGCGGAAGGTCAATGTTATAATGGTCCCGAGGGGTTTGTCGCAGACGTCCGGCTCATATTCTTCAACTGTGCAAAGTACTACAAG GGGACCTCCGAAGTGGGGAGTGCAGGCTTGTACCTGGAGGACTACTTTGAGGAGCAGCTGAAACTAGTCTACACGGATAAGGTGTTCCCCGGAGGGCGGGAGGAACAGATGATCCCTCCCCTCGAGGAGGAgatagatgaagaggaagagatgcCGGCGGAGAGCATGGCTCCCATTGAAGACGATAAACCACAAAGTCCCGCGGAGACGGGAATCCCGCCTGTGGAAGAAGATTTGCCTCCTCTGGAAGAAGCAACGGCCCCTGCAGAGGAGGAACGGTTAGAAACGGAGGAGAAGGTGGTCAATGCGAGTGAAATGGAGGCGGCAGCCGTAGacggcgccgccgccgaggGAGATGCCCCTCCTACAGAGGAGCCAGAGAAGATGGAGGTGGCAGAGGAGCCAGAGAAGATGGAGGTGGCAGAGGAGCCAGAAAAGATGGAGATGGCAGAGGAGGCAGAAAAGGAAGAGGAGCCAGAAAAGGAAGAAGCAGAGAAGGCAGAGGTGGCAgagcaggaagcagaggaggcagaggaagcagaggaggcagagaaggacgaggacgaggcagggaaggaagaggaggcagagaaagatgagaaggaggagcaggaagaggagattCCTGTGAAGGAGGCGAAAAGCTCTCCAGCTGCTGTTGGTgagataaaagaagaagacCCTCCCAAATCCCCAAAAGAGGAGAACCCTGAGCTCCCCACAGACGACGACGGCGCGCCCGTGGAGCCGCCTgaaacccaggaggagtccgCTCCTGCAGACCCGGCCAAGGAGGAGCAGGGATAG
- the LOC130200820 gene encoding aldo-keto reductase family 1 member D1-like codes for MDLTAESHSIPLSDGNSIPLMGLGTYGDPRKTPKGTAYESVKLAIETGYRHLDGALVYFNEHEVGQAIRDTIADGTVTREDIFYCGKLWNTFHSPDLVRPALEKTLKTLQLDYVDLYIVEMPTAFKPGDTFYPKDGNGKWIYHETDLCATWEALEACKDTGLIKSLGVSNFNKRQLELILNKPGLKHKPVSNQVECHPYFTQPKLLEYCQQKDIVIVGYSPLGTSRDASWVNLKCPPLLEDELLTSIAKKYNKNTAQVALRFNVQRGVVVIPKSFSPARIKENFQIFNFSLSDAEMKTIEGLNKNIRFVELLMWSDHPEYPFHDDY; via the exons ATGGACTTGACAGCTGAGAGTCACTCCATTCCTCTGAGTGATGGAAACAGCATACCGTTAATGGGACTGGGAACTTATGGAGATCCCCGCAAG ACCCCAAAGGGAACTGCATACGAATCAGTCAAATTGGCAATTGAAACAGGGTACAGACACCTTGATGGGGCGTTGGTCTACTTTAATGAACATGAGGTGGGACAAGCTATAAGGGACACAATTGCAGATGGAACTGTGACGAGAGAGGACATCTTCTACTGTGGGAAG TTGTGGAACACGTTCCATTCACCAGATCTTGTTCGACCAGCTTTGGAGAAAACGTTGAAGACCTTACAGCTGGATTATGTAGACCTCTACATTGTAGAAATGCCCACAGCTTTCAAG CCAGGAGATACATTTTACCCCAAAGATGGGAACGGGAAGTGGATTTACCACGAGACAGATCTCTGTGCAACATGGGAG GCTTTGGAGGCTTGCAAAGACACTGGACTAATAAAGTCTCTTGGAGTTTCCAACTTCAACAAGAGACAACTTGAGTTGATCCTAAACAAACCTGGGCTGAAACACAAGCCTGTGTCAAACCAG GTTGAATGCCATCCCTATTTCACTCAGCCAAAGTTACTTGAGTACTGTCAGCAGAAAGATATTGTCATCGTGGGATACAGCCCTCTGGGGACATCTAGAGATGCATCGTG GGTAaacctaaaatgtcccccattGTTGGAAGATGAGTTGCTGACATCAATTGCTAAAAAGTATAACAAGAACACAGCCCAGGTGGCATTGAGGTTCAATGTGCAGCGAGGTGTGGTGGTCATTCCAAAGAGCTTCAGCCCTGCTCGCATTAAGGAGAACTTTCAG ATATTCAACTTCTCTCTTTCTGATGCTGAGATGAAGACAATTGAGGGATTGAACAAGAACATTCGTTTTGTGGAGCTTCTCAT GTGGTCTGATCACCCAGAGTATCCATTTCACGACGACTACTAG